The following DNA comes from Anaerolineae bacterium.
AGCGTGCGCCACATGAGCGCTCGCGCCGGGGCGATGACGAAAGGCGCGGGCGGCTTGGGGCCGGGCAACATCGAAGCCGCCAGGGTACGCAACACCTGCAAACGCTCATGGCGCGTGCGATCGTCCCAGGGAGCCTCCTCGTAGAACAGATGAGAAGGGTCGAGGAAGAGGAAAGTCGGCGCTTGGGGCGCCCACAACCGCGCCGCCCTCAGCAGCGCCAGGGCGTGATCCGCGCGGTCCACCACCAGCACCACGGGAACCTGCAAGCGGGCGTGCAGGACCAGGGCTATGGGCAAACGCGCCGCTTCAGGCAACAGCAGATGGGGCGGCTCCCCGGCTATGGGTTGAGGGGCGGGCAAAGGCTGCCCGGCCTGCAAAGCCGCGGCGATGCGCTCCAAAGCTGCATGTTGACGCAGCGTGGTCAGCAAATGGCCAAGCATGGTTGCGCTCGAAGCGGAAAGCCCACTCGCTCAGGCGGCTAGGCCGCGTCGCGGAAGAAACTCACCGCCAGCGCCCCCGGCCCGGCATGGGTAATGATGGCCGGCGGCAGGGGGGCGATGGGCACTTCCTCCAACCCCAGTTCGGCGGCCAGGCGTTCGGCCAGAGCCTGCGCCCGTTCGGGCACGGCTGCGTGCATCACCTGTAGGTGTCCTTCCCCCTGGCGCGGGTATTCGGCCACCACGGTACGGGTCAGGTAGTCCAGGGCACGGCGCAGGGTACGTTCTTTGTGATGCGCCACAATGACCCCGTCTTCCAGGGCCAAGATGGGCTTGATGCGCAAGGCCGTGCCCAACAGGTGCGCCGCTTTACCGATGCGCCCGCCTTGGGCCAAGTAATCCAGCGTATCCACCACGAAGTACAGCCGGTTGCGGCGGGCCATGTCCATCACCCGTTGCTCGAGGGTGTCGGCGTCCATCCCCTGCGCGGCCCATTGAGCCGCCAACTCCACCACTTTGCCCAGGGACACGGCGATAAGCCGGGTGTCCAGCACCCGGATGTCGGCATCGGGAAAATCCTGAGCCGCCACGGTGGCCGAGCGCACCGTGCCGCTGAGGTCGGTGGAAGGGTGAATGCACAGGACGGGCTCCCCGGTGGCGGTCAGGCGCTGGAAGACGGGTACAAACCAAGCGGGCGGCGGGGCGGAGGTCTTGGGCAGGCCCCGATGGGAGACCAGGTAATCCAGGAACTGCTCCAGGGTCAGGTCGCGGCCTTCTGCGTAAGTTTCCTCCCCCAGATGGATGACCTGTGGGATCACCGGGATATCATACTGCTCGGCCACTTCGGGGGGCAGACAAGAGGTGGTGTCGGTGACGATATGCACCATGAAAAGTCCTCCTCAGGGGTCACGGCGTCTCTTCCGGGCGGTTGATGAAATTCATGGCCGCGGGCAGGCCCTCGGAGATCCAGAGCAAGATACCCTCAACGGCCCGATCCAGCACCATGGCTAAGGTCTCTTGTTCGGCGGGCGAGAAGTCCTGCAACACATAATCGGCGGCGTCCATGCGCCCCGGCGGGCGACCGATGCCCACCCGCAGACGGGGGAACTCCTGGCTTCCCAGCCGCTGGATGATGTCGCGCATTCCCTTATGGCCGCCGTGACCGCCCTTGGGCCGCA
Coding sequences within:
- a CDS encoding DegV family protein; translation: MVHIVTDTTSCLPPEVAEQYDIPVIPQVIHLGEETYAEGRDLTLEQFLDYLVSHRGLPKTSAPPPAWFVPVFQRLTATGEPVLCIHPSTDLSGTVRSATVAAQDFPDADIRVLDTRLIAVSLGKVVELAAQWAAQGMDADTLEQRVMDMARRNRLYFVVDTLDYLAQGGRIGKAAHLLGTALRIKPILALEDGVIVAHHKERTLRRALDYLTRTVVAEYPRQGEGHLQVMHAAVPERAQALAERLAAELGLEEVPIAPLPPAIITHAGPGALAVSFFRDAA